From a single Nostoc edaphicum CCNP1411 genomic region:
- a CDS encoding DUF2808 domain-containing protein has translation MRRLLSALAVTSFLVTGLPALTWAQSLPGFTLFSGVKAENQLPFRLDFGGQANGWDRYILRIPAKRMKLAVGQFAINYPDYYKGTFDQNKIEVRVKGKAVPLSEVKWDKEGKLINIFPQEPVPAGSPVEVVLSNVKNPSFGGVYYFNCQVLSPGDVPLLRYMGTWILSIN, from the coding sequence ATGCGACGTTTACTTTCTGCTTTAGCCGTGACTAGCTTTCTGGTTACTGGATTACCAGCCTTGACTTGGGCGCAAAGTTTACCCGGGTTTACGCTGTTTAGCGGCGTCAAAGCCGAAAACCAGTTGCCCTTTAGGTTAGATTTTGGTGGACAAGCTAATGGTTGGGATCGTTATATACTGAGAATTCCAGCTAAAAGAATGAAGTTGGCAGTTGGTCAATTTGCCATTAACTACCCTGATTATTACAAAGGAACTTTTGACCAGAACAAAATTGAAGTCCGAGTCAAAGGCAAAGCAGTTCCGCTTTCTGAGGTGAAGTGGGACAAAGAAGGTAAACTGATTAATATTTTTCCCCAAGAGCCTGTACCAGCAGGTAGCCCTGTTGAGGTAGTCTTATCCAACGTGAAAAACCCATCCTTCGGCGGAGTTTACTATTTTAATTGTCAAGTGCTATCCCCTGGCGATGTGCCACTACTGCGCTACATGGGAACATGGATTTTGAGCATCAATTAA
- the rnpA gene encoding ribonuclease P protein component, with amino-acid sequence MALPKANRLKSRKDFQAVFREGIRRHGSYLTLRALKPLCSSKPSLDTATQTTQIIDSAHLVSTRIGISISTKVSKRAVVRNRIKRQITAALHNLLPKLSPGWRLVVIVKPTAAESKCVSPQFLQELEQLLAQAEVFDGNS; translated from the coding sequence GTGGCTTTGCCCAAAGCAAATCGGCTAAAATCCCGAAAGGATTTCCAGGCAGTTTTCCGGGAAGGAATTCGGCGTCATGGCTCTTACTTGACATTAAGAGCCTTAAAACCGTTGTGTTCGTCAAAACCTTCTTTGGACACTGCCACCCAGACTACACAAATAATTGACTCAGCACATCTTGTCAGCACGCGGATTGGCATTTCCATAAGTACAAAAGTTAGCAAAAGGGCAGTGGTTCGCAACCGCATCAAACGGCAAATTACCGCTGCTTTACACAATTTGCTGCCCAAATTATCACCAGGATGGCGGCTAGTGGTCATTGTCAAACCCACAGCAGCAGAATCTAAGTGCGTAAGCCCACAATTTCTGCAAGAATTAGAGCAGTTGTTGGCACAAGCCGAGGTGTTCGATGGGAATTCGTGA
- the rpmH gene encoding 50S ribosomal protein L34: protein MKRTLGGTSRKRKRTSGFRARMRTPDGRNVISARRRKGRHRLAV, encoded by the coding sequence ATGAAAAGAACACTGGGCGGCACTAGCCGTAAGAGAAAAAGAACCTCTGGTTTTCGCGCTAGGATGCGGACACCAGACGGCAGAAACGTGATTAGCGCCAGAAGAAGAAAGGGACGTCACCGTCTGGCTGTTTAG